Below is a genomic region from Chthoniobacterales bacterium.
TTGCCTTTTTTGGTTCGAGGCTTCGGTGGATTGGGCAGTTTCTTGAGCGCCTCTTCAAAGACTGCGTCCACCGCGCGCGGCGCGGCCGCAGTGAGCGCCTTGAACTTGTCGTATTCCAACTCGGCCTTGGCCTGGGCCATTTCGTGCGAGATGCGCCCGGCGTGGGTGAGGATATCCCGCTCGTTGAGCGTGAGGAACGCATCGAGCTTCTTGATCCAGTCCGCCATGTGCATGGGAATGCGCCGCATCGCCTGCCCTTGGGCAAAGATGAGGTATTGCTCCACGAGATTGTTCAGCGCCGCGAGTTCGGGTTCGGTGAGGTAGTTTTTGGCGATGACGACATCCGGTTTGCGGATTGCCGGACCGCGCCAGTTGGTCAGACCAAGGTTGGGTTTGGCCGCATCCACGCGCCCATGGACGATCTCTGCCGCGGTCTGGCCGGTGATGGCCCAGTGCACCTTGTTCTGCACCGTCTTGAAGAATTGCAGGCTGACTTCCTGCGTGGGGTCGTAATCAATGCTCGTCGCGTAGATGTCCGTGATCTTCTGGTAAAACCTGCGCTCGGAGGTGCGGATGTCCTGGATCCGCCGCATCAACTCCTCGAAATAATCGAACGGCTGGTCGGGGTTTTTCAGGCGCTCGTCGTCGAGAACGAACCCTTTGACGATGTATTCCCGCAGGCGCTGCGTGGCCCAGATGCGGAAGCGGGTGGCCACCGCGCTTTTCACCCGGTAGCCAACGGAGATAATGGCATCCAGGTTGTAAAAATTGGTCGCGTAATTTTTGCCGTCGGCGGCAGTGGTAAAGAAATTCT
It encodes:
- a CDS encoding virulence RhuM family protein, giving the protein MSDKSQPSPPPGGQFLVYQAEDGKLKIDVRFEGETVWLTQQQMAELFQTTKQNIGQHLKGIFAEGELAQDSVVKNFFTTAADGKNYATNFYNLDAIISVGYRVKSAVATRFRIWATQRLREYIVKGFVLDDERLKNPDQPFDYFEELMRRIQDIRTSERRFYQKITDIYATSIDYDPTQEVSLQFFKTVQNKVHWAITGQTAAEIVHGRVDAAKPNLGLTNWRGPAIRKPDVVIAKNYLTEPELAALNNLVEQYLIFAQGQAMRRIPMHMADWIKKLDAFLTLNERDILTHAGRISHEMAQAKAELEYDKFKALTAAAPRAVDAVFEEALKKLPNPPKPRTKKGKKA